The DNA region AAGAACCTTTGTTATGCGTCATCGCTGATCGGACCGCACCCCACTGCATTTTTGCCTGAAGCGGCTAACCAACTTCAGTGCTCCATGGGGCTCCCAGACTCGTACCCATCCCACTTCTTACGCACAATCTACAAACACCCTGGCGCATTCAGCACACAACGCACCCCACCCGGTAGCGCCATACTGGCGACACACAGGTTGCAGTGGGTGCAGGCACTCCGGTGCTGTGCGTCGGAGCGCACCCGCTCCAGCAAGTCGGGGTCATTGAGCAGGGCGCGGCCCATGGCGATGAAGTCGAAGCCCTCGTTCATCGCTCGGCGCATGCTCTCGGCGCTGCTCACACCGCCCAGGTAGACCAGCGGCAGCCGAGTGGCCTGGCGCATCCGTCGCGCTTGTTCGAGAAAATACAGCTCCTCGAAGGGCGAATCGGGAAATAGGGCGCCGCCGAACAGTTTCATCGCGGTGCGCTGCAGCGGGTTCTTCTCCAGCTTGACCATGGCCGCAAGCGGGCTGTCGCCACGGAACAGATACATCGGTGAGCGGGTGACCGAGCCACCGCTCATGACAATGGCGTTCAGCCCGGCCTGCTCCAGCAGCTGCGCGGCGCGGCAGGACTCCTCGATGCTCAGGCCGCCGGCGAAGCCGTCGCTGAGGTTGAGCTTGGCCAGCAGCGGGAAGTCCTCGCCCACCGCCGCGCGCACCGCCGCCAGCACCTCCAGCGGTAGGCGCATGCGGTTCTCCAGCGAGCCGCCGTATTGGTCGCGGCGCTTGTTGGTCGCCGGCGAGATGAATTGGCTGAGCAGGTAGCCGTGGCCCATGTGGATCTCGATCGCATCGAAACCCGCCCGTTTGACGAAGGCCGCGGCCTCGGCGTATTCGCCCAGGGTCTTGGCGATGTCTTGCGCGGTCATGGCGCCGGCGAAGGGAATCCCGGAGAACAGACCGTACTGATTGATGCCGGCGCTCGGCCCTTTGGGCCGCGGGATATTGCGGGGCTTGTTGCGACTGAAGAAGCCGCAATGGGCCAACTGCGCGGAA from Pseudomonas cavernicola includes:
- a CDS encoding NADH:flavin oxidoreductase; its protein translation is MTAALEKLFGPARLAGLTLRNRVIKTATFEGMCPGGVPGEELIRHHAEMARGGVALTTLAYCGVSPDGLTFPDQMWMHEGIFAQLQRLTAAVHAEGGAVSAQLAHCGFFSRNKPRNIPRPKGPSAGINQYGLFSGIPFAGAMTAQDIAKTLGEYAEAAAFVKRAGFDAIEIHMGHGYLLSQFISPATNKRRDQYGGSLENRMRLPLEVLAAVRAAVGEDFPLLAKLNLSDGFAGGLSIEESCRAAQLLEQAGLNAIVMSGGSVTRSPMYLFRGDSPLAAMVKLEKNPLQRTAMKLFGGALFPDSPFEELYFLEQARRMRQATRLPLVYLGGVSSAESMRRAMNEGFDFIAMGRALLNDPDLLERVRSDAQHRSACTHCNLCVASMALPGGVRCVLNAPGCL